A region of Acidihalobacter aeolianus DNA encodes the following proteins:
- the ssb gene encoding single-stranded DNA-binding protein, whose product MSSLNKVQLIGHLGGDPEVRYMPNGGAVTNITVATTDRWKDKESGDSKERTEWHRVCFFNRLAEIAGEHLKKGSQVYVEGSLRTRKWQGQDGQDRYTTEIIASELKMLGGKPQGNSAGRTASQGKQAESAQSRQPVPAGDDGDPFNDLPPF is encoded by the coding sequence ATGTCCAGTCTCAACAAGGTACAGCTGATCGGTCACCTCGGGGGTGACCCCGAAGTACGTTACATGCCTAACGGTGGCGCCGTCACCAACATTACAGTGGCCACTACTGACAGGTGGAAGGACAAGGAATCCGGTGATTCGAAAGAGCGCACTGAGTGGCATCGGGTCTGTTTCTTCAACCGCCTGGCCGAAATTGCCGGTGAGCACTTGAAAAAAGGCTCACAGGTCTACGTGGAAGGTAGCCTGCGGACACGCAAATGGCAGGGCCAGGACGGGCAGGATCGCTACACGACTGAAATCATTGCGTCCGAACTTAAGATGTTGGGAGGTAAGCCACAAGGAAATAGCGCGGGAAGGACGGCGTCGCAAGGTAAGCAAGCCGAGTCTGCGCAATCGCGCCAACCAGTCCCGGCTGGTGATGATGGCGACCCGTTTAATGATTTGCCGCCGTTTTGA
- a CDS encoding AAA family ATPase codes for MTISIEPTRRLIPLTVFGLNAKKDFPGLNPGEFTPAATDHYLFREDLLFLGMSWLEGSGPKGKNLSLYGPQGAGKSSFVFELAAKAGWEVFHFSAGGSAESGGLVGKVTLDKGDMKFDPGPLLLAAARGGILLIDEVDLLSPDEAAALNAVLDDRPIPVPDGVGIKEKYLRPRPEFRIAVTSNTGGIGDRNRQFAGAKKQHGGFLDRFRSARIGYLSETEELSILNGVCPSLDPTVAKSMVKVAAEVRRQFEAAEIGVTYSTRSLHQWSNDFLKLGGSSLKKPLSTTFRWSLPVCSVEDATAVDNVLALHLGSA; via the coding sequence ATGACTATCAGTATCGAGCCTACGCGGCGTCTAATTCCGCTGACGGTGTTTGGACTCAATGCAAAAAAAGATTTTCCGGGCCTCAATCCTGGTGAGTTCACACCCGCTGCCACCGACCACTACTTATTCCGGGAAGACCTCCTGTTTCTCGGGATGTCTTGGCTAGAAGGCAGTGGGCCGAAAGGGAAGAACCTCTCCCTGTACGGTCCGCAGGGTGCCGGAAAATCAAGCTTCGTCTTCGAGCTGGCGGCGAAGGCGGGTTGGGAGGTGTTTCACTTCTCCGCAGGTGGTTCTGCCGAATCCGGCGGACTGGTCGGCAAAGTTACCCTGGACAAAGGCGATATGAAGTTCGATCCAGGTCCACTCCTCCTAGCTGCGGCTCGTGGCGGCATCCTCTTGATTGATGAGGTCGACCTACTCTCGCCGGATGAGGCCGCGGCTTTGAATGCGGTCCTCGACGATCGGCCGATTCCGGTTCCAGATGGCGTTGGTATCAAGGAGAAATATCTCAGGCCTCGGCCTGAGTTCCGCATTGCGGTCACCAGTAACACGGGTGGTATCGGCGATCGAAACCGCCAGTTTGCCGGCGCGAAGAAACAGCACGGTGGTTTTCTTGACCGCTTCCGTTCTGCACGGATTGGCTATCTCTCTGAAACTGAGGAGTTGTCCATCTTGAATGGCGTCTGTCCGAGCCTGGATCCCACGGTAGCAAAATCCATGGTCAAGGTTGCCGCTGAAGTACGCCGGCAGTTCGAGGCCGCGGAGATAGGAGTGACCTACTCGACGCGGTCACTCCACCAGTGGAGCAACGACTTCCTGAAGTTAGGCGGCTCGTCGCTCAAGAAACCTTTATCCACCACGTTCAGGTGGTCATTGCCCGTCTGCTCGGTTGAGGACGCGACCGCTGTCGATAACGTCCTCGCTCTGCATCTGGGTTCCGCGTAA